Proteins encoded in a region of the uncultured Paludibaculum sp. genome:
- a CDS encoding response regulator transcription factor has product MNSGKILIVDDEPQIRRVLRVTLTTHGYEVQDARSGEEAMLRLRESRFDLVLLDMNMPGMGGLEACREIRATSEVAIIMLTVRSTEMDKVAALDAGADDYITKPFSTPELLARIRAALRRLPVTEESSAESLRFDGLEINLATRRVIAKGQETRLTPKEFDLLRYLVANPNIPIPHGKLLQAVWGPDYGDQVEYLRVFINQLRKKIELDPSHPRYLLTEPWVGYRFAIPSK; this is encoded by the coding sequence GTGAACTCCGGAAAAATCCTCATCGTCGACGACGAGCCCCAGATCCGCCGAGTGTTGCGTGTCACGTTGACGACACACGGCTATGAGGTGCAGGACGCCCGCAGCGGCGAGGAAGCCATGCTGCGCCTGCGCGAATCGCGTTTCGATCTCGTGCTGCTCGACATGAACATGCCGGGCATGGGTGGCCTGGAAGCTTGCCGCGAGATCCGCGCCACCTCGGAAGTCGCCATCATCATGCTGACCGTGCGCAGCACGGAAATGGACAAGGTGGCCGCGCTGGACGCCGGCGCTGACGACTACATCACAAAGCCGTTCAGCACGCCGGAACTGTTGGCGCGCATCCGGGCGGCGCTGCGGCGGCTGCCGGTCACCGAGGAAAGCTCCGCCGAGTCCCTGCGCTTCGACGGTCTGGAGATCAACCTCGCCACGCGGCGCGTCATCGCCAAGGGTCAGGAGACCCGCTTGACACCCAAGGAGTTCGACCTGTTGCGCTATCTCGTCGCAAACCCGAACATCCCCATCCCTCACGGCAAACTACTGCAGGCCGTCTGGGGACCGGACTACGGCGACCAGGTGGAGTACCTGCGGGTCTTCATCAATCAACTGCGCAAGAAAATTGAGCTCGATCCGTCTCATCCGCGCTATCTGCTGACCGAACCCTGGGTCGGCTACCGCTTCGCAATTCCCTCAAAATAA
- a CDS encoding ATP-binding protein: protein MTMWAQRLGPLGTAIRAAAGIGLILLVMAVARWGLGVNATTVGFAFLIVVLGIATAWGLREAIAASVTAMLCFNFFFLPPVGRFTIADPQNWVALCAFLATALVASHLSNRAKMQAVEAREHQQETERLYSFSRSILLTDNTQPVGQQAARYIAQTFDCPAVALYDATEGEIYRGGAGDLPGIDEQLKRVAMDGVRSADTTRLLMVLPITLGGRPIGSVALLGLCCSDGAMEALVNLVAIALERARSAEIASKAEAARQSEEFKSTLLDAIAHEFKTPLTSIKAASTSILSEPERVAPDIREFTEIIDEETDRLTLLVNEAVRMSQIEAGKVLVEKQEQHVPSFLAHVLSTFQSRLEGRIATVDADNDLPPAFFDPDLIALALRQLIDNALKYSPPETPLRLTAALVDNALEIRVIDKGKGIPEKEREKVFQVYYRRDASKGKVPGTGLGLHIAREILRAHGGSLHVEGSAGSGAEFCLRLPLDRLPPREAARS, encoded by the coding sequence ATGACGATGTGGGCGCAACGGCTGGGACCACTGGGCACCGCGATCCGGGCGGCGGCCGGTATCGGCCTCATCCTGCTGGTCATGGCCGTGGCGCGCTGGGGCCTGGGCGTCAATGCCACCACGGTTGGCTTTGCGTTTCTCATCGTCGTGCTCGGCATCGCCACGGCCTGGGGTCTGCGCGAAGCCATCGCCGCCTCGGTGACGGCGATGCTTTGCTTCAACTTCTTCTTCCTGCCACCCGTGGGCCGCTTCACCATCGCCGATCCGCAGAACTGGGTGGCTCTATGCGCGTTCCTGGCGACGGCGCTCGTCGCCAGTCATCTCTCGAACCGTGCCAAAATGCAGGCCGTGGAGGCCCGCGAACATCAACAGGAGACAGAGCGGCTCTACTCGTTCAGCCGCTCCATTCTGCTCACCGACAATACGCAGCCTGTCGGACAACAAGCCGCGCGCTACATCGCTCAGACCTTCGACTGCCCCGCTGTCGCGCTTTACGATGCGACGGAGGGAGAGATCTACCGTGGTGGGGCCGGCGATCTGCCTGGCATCGACGAGCAGTTGAAGCGGGTCGCCATGGACGGTGTGCGCAGTGCCGACACCACGCGTCTACTGATGGTGCTGCCCATCACCCTCGGGGGCCGGCCCATCGGCAGCGTCGCGTTGCTGGGTCTATGCTGCTCGGACGGTGCGATGGAGGCGCTGGTCAACCTGGTGGCCATCGCTCTCGAGCGTGCCCGCTCCGCCGAGATCGCCAGCAAGGCGGAAGCGGCCCGCCAGAGCGAGGAGTTCAAGTCCACCCTGCTCGACGCGATCGCCCATGAGTTCAAAACGCCGCTGACCTCCATCAAGGCGGCCTCGACGTCGATCCTCAGCGAGCCGGAACGCGTGGCGCCCGACATCCGTGAGTTCACCGAGATCATCGACGAGGAGACAGACCGCCTGACTCTCCTGGTGAACGAGGCCGTGCGGATGTCCCAGATCGAGGCGGGCAAGGTGCTGGTGGAAAAACAGGAGCAGCACGTGCCGTCGTTCCTGGCGCACGTTCTTTCCACCTTCCAGTCCAGACTGGAGGGTCGAATCGCGACCGTCGATGCCGACAACGACCTCCCACCCGCCTTCTTCGACCCCGACCTCATCGCCTTGGCCCTACGCCAGCTCATCGATAACGCCTTGAAATATTCGCCGCCTGAGACGCCCCTCCGTCTGACGGCGGCGCTGGTCGACAATGCCCTCGAGATTCGTGTGATCGACAAGGGAAAAGGGATTCCGGAGAAGGAACGGGAGAAGGTGTTTCAGGTCTACTACCGGCGCGATGCCTCCAAGGGGAAGGTGCCCGGCACCGGGCTGGGTCTCCACATCGCGCGCGAGATTCTCAGGGCCCACGGAGGCTCCCTTCATGTCGAAGGCTCGGCAGGATCGGGCGCGGAGTTCTGTCTCCGCCTGCCTCTCGACCGCCTTCCGCCGCGGGAGGCGGCACGCTCGTGA
- a CDS encoding APC family permease, which produces MEASQRVAMTPNRVVIASTIALSFISFWRAAAIVLSDLASSAYYVGGITEKAIGKSAPWFILAIMLFSYAVRAVYIEGCAMYVRGGVYRVVHEALGSRMAKLAVSALMFDYVLTGPISGVSAGLYLAGLINETAEHFFHRQHLVNDAGFAVAFALVVTAYFWRKNIIGIHESSQKALRIMQVTTLMVVILIAWCLYTIFRGHFQAVPMPVLGNIKLSEESLGWLPGAWVQMIPAVAILVGLGHSLLAMSGEESLAQVNREIAHPKLKNLERAGLVIFIYSLVFTSLVSFFAVMIIPDGDRKLFLDNLISGLAMHLDGPLPLRLLFHAFVVFVGALILSGAVNTAIIGSNGVLNRVAEDNVLPNWFRNPHKKYGTTHRIVNMIVGLQIVTIILSRGDVYLLGEAYAFGVVWSFAFNATSVLVLRFKDKRPREWKVPLNLQLGNVEIPLGLGLIALSLFTLAITNVLTKKIATISGVIFTLAFFILFTVSEKLNRRRALEVDAGHEQFRLEDAEGVSTEILDVRPGNVLVAVRNPNRLNHLHRVLQKTDVRKLDIVAVSISDEEAPFTARESELFTKVVTLAEKEGKTVKLLTVPGDDPNGALVETAARLQSSRIVIGTSPKLTTAQQGHAIGIQWERLPEPRPAISLEVVPDDPSERPSFVNLGPHPPRLWPEDIELLHELWLDLSSSGLGHRLRHRDVVGIALRRLKTELHAKDRDDILKDIDRSTGA; this is translated from the coding sequence GTGGAAGCGTCACAGCGAGTGGCGATGACCCCGAATCGGGTTGTCATCGCCTCAACCATTGCCCTCTCGTTCATATCCTTCTGGCGGGCAGCCGCCATTGTCCTCTCCGACCTCGCCTCCTCGGCCTACTACGTCGGAGGCATCACCGAAAAAGCCATCGGCAAGTCCGCCCCCTGGTTCATCCTCGCCATCATGCTTTTCTCGTACGCGGTGCGCGCCGTGTACATCGAGGGTTGCGCCATGTACGTGCGCGGCGGCGTCTACCGGGTAGTTCACGAGGCACTTGGGTCCAGAATGGCCAAACTGGCCGTCTCGGCCCTGATGTTCGACTACGTGCTCACCGGACCCATCAGCGGAGTCTCGGCCGGACTGTACCTGGCAGGTCTCATCAATGAGACCGCCGAGCACTTCTTCCACCGGCAACATCTGGTCAATGACGCCGGCTTTGCCGTGGCGTTCGCCCTGGTGGTCACCGCCTACTTCTGGCGCAAGAACATCATCGGCATTCACGAGTCCAGCCAAAAGGCTCTGCGAATCATGCAGGTCACCACTCTGATGGTGGTGATCCTGATCGCCTGGTGCCTCTACACCATCTTTCGCGGTCACTTCCAGGCAGTGCCCATGCCGGTGCTGGGCAATATCAAGCTGAGTGAGGAGTCTCTGGGCTGGCTGCCCGGCGCGTGGGTCCAGATGATCCCGGCCGTCGCGATCCTTGTCGGCCTGGGACACTCCCTGCTGGCCATGTCCGGCGAGGAATCGCTCGCGCAGGTGAATCGCGAAATCGCCCACCCCAAGCTCAAGAACCTCGAGCGCGCCGGCCTGGTCATCTTCATCTACTCGCTGGTCTTTACTTCGCTGGTATCGTTCTTCGCCGTCATGATCATCCCTGATGGCGACCGCAAGCTGTTCCTCGACAACCTCATCAGCGGTCTGGCGATGCACCTCGACGGTCCGCTGCCGCTCCGCCTGTTGTTCCACGCCTTCGTGGTGTTTGTGGGCGCACTCATCCTGTCCGGTGCCGTGAACACGGCCATCATCGGGTCGAACGGCGTGCTGAACCGCGTCGCCGAAGACAACGTTCTGCCCAACTGGTTCCGCAATCCCCACAAGAAGTACGGCACGACGCACCGCATCGTCAACATGATCGTCGGCCTCCAGATCGTGACGATCATCCTGAGCCGCGGCGACGTCTATCTGCTGGGTGAAGCCTATGCCTTCGGCGTCGTTTGGAGCTTCGCCTTCAACGCCACCTCGGTGCTGGTCTTGCGCTTCAAGGACAAGCGGCCCAGAGAGTGGAAGGTCCCGCTGAATCTGCAGCTCGGGAACGTCGAAATCCCGCTGGGCCTGGGCCTCATCGCGCTGTCGCTCTTCACGCTGGCTATCACGAACGTCCTGACGAAGAAGATCGCCACAATCTCAGGCGTCATCTTCACGCTGGCATTCTTCATCCTCTTCACCGTTTCCGAAAAGCTGAACCGGCGCCGCGCGCTGGAGGTGGATGCCGGGCACGAACAGTTCCGGCTGGAAGACGCTGAAGGCGTGTCAACGGAAATCCTCGACGTGCGGCCGGGCAACGTCCTGGTGGCAGTACGCAATCCCAACCGCCTGAACCACCTCCACCGAGTCCTGCAAAAGACCGACGTGCGCAAGCTCGACATCGTAGCGGTCTCCATCTCCGACGAGGAAGCACCCTTCACAGCCCGCGAGTCCGAGCTGTTCACCAAGGTGGTGACCCTCGCGGAAAAGGAAGGCAAGACCGTGAAGTTGCTCACCGTGCCGGGTGACGATCCCAATGGCGCCCTGGTGGAAACAGCCGCGCGCCTGCAGTCGTCCCGCATCGTCATCGGCACCTCGCCGAAACTGACGACCGCTCAACAGGGCCACGCCATCGGCATCCAATGGGAGCGCCTGCCTGAGCCCAGACCCGCCATCTCCCTGGAAGTCGTCCCGGACGACCCGTCGGAGCGGCCCAGTTTCGTGAACCTCGGCCCGCACCCGCCGCGGCTATGGCCGGAAGACATCGAGTTGCTACACGAGCTCTGGCTCGACCTCTCCTCCTCCGGCTTGGGCCATCGGCTGCGTCACCGCGATGTGGTGGGCATCGCCTTGCGCCGCCTGAAGACGGAGTTGCATGCCAAGGATCGTGACGACATCCTGAAGGACATCGACCGGTCGACGGGCGCGTAA
- a CDS encoding vWA domain-containing protein, translated as MAIFPRIYLFLACFIPWAAGQTKALDLVFAVDVSESMAEPGRFIREGARLAAYELAPQDRVAVIGFSSSAKLHAGFTSDPKAIDIAFRRATAPLVRKSGQLRLYDGVFAAIEQFPAYGDADRTRSVAVITNDLDGGSSHEQVELIRRARSKGVGIWVFLIGNPDRGLPQPNGGHPQVPYLDTRFAADHLRPLSDETGGKVMTLDGNGYVLRRIIAACKGAGK; from the coding sequence ATGGCTATTTTCCCGCGCATTTACTTATTCCTTGCATGCTTTATTCCTTGGGCAGCGGGACAAACCAAGGCGCTCGACCTAGTATTCGCTGTGGATGTCAGTGAAAGTATGGCGGAACCAGGCAGATTCATTCGGGAGGGCGCGCGCCTTGCCGCCTATGAACTTGCGCCCCAGGATAGGGTTGCGGTTATTGGCTTTTCGTCGTCTGCCAAGCTGCATGCTGGCTTTACCAGCGATCCGAAGGCCATTGACATCGCCTTCAGGAGGGCCACTGCTCCGCTGGTTCGCAAGTCGGGCCAGTTGCGCCTGTATGATGGCGTGTTCGCTGCCATCGAGCAGTTTCCCGCGTATGGCGACGCAGATCGCACGCGCTCCGTTGCCGTCATAACGAACGACCTAGACGGCGGTTCCTCCCACGAGCAGGTGGAACTCATCCGGCGGGCACGCTCAAAGGGGGTTGGGATCTGGGTGTTCCTCATTGGCAATCCCGATCGCGGCCTACCTCAGCCGAACGGTGGACATCCCCAAGTGCCCTATCTTGACACTCGCTTCGCCGCCGACCATCTTCGCCCACTCTCGGATGAAACAGGCGGCAAGGTCATGACCCTGGATGGAAATGGGTATGTCTTGCGGCGGATCATCGCCGCATGCAAAGGAGCGGGAAAATGA
- a CDS encoding VWA domain-containing protein: MKPITLLALVFTLLPAQERPRFSTNVQLVMVDAQVTEKNTGKILELLSPNDFEVYEDGRRCEIREFQFETTPLDVVFLTYAKSGWGPAKDINDFRRGLNLAPAELRATDRGAVLRTDSASKVDLQMTDDLEKVRHALVFGTPHIPTGHDHLYDATRVATTLFPRPKDRTRRRSILAITDDIERGSKCTLAQLITELLEADATLHVVNVVLGKQGAREIGIGGGRIPRIGREIGRARTGGTLRDAVEATGGEAIPGDLFQERLPELIRRMRLRYLFGFYASPTRQREYRTIDVRLSPEARKRYPNALVRARRGYYAAPAGSGVD, translated from the coding sequence ATGAAACCCATCACTCTGTTGGCTCTTGTGTTTACCCTTCTGCCCGCACAGGAACGACCTCGGTTTTCTACAAATGTCCAGCTCGTCATGGTGGATGCTCAGGTCACCGAAAAGAATACAGGGAAGATTTTGGAGTTGCTCAGCCCGAATGATTTTGAAGTCTATGAAGACGGCCGGCGTTGCGAGATTCGTGAATTCCAGTTCGAAACTACCCCGCTGGATGTCGTATTTCTCACTTACGCCAAAAGCGGTTGGGGGCCGGCCAAGGACATTAACGACTTCCGTAGGGGCCTGAACCTTGCACCGGCGGAGCTACGCGCAACGGACCGGGGGGCAGTGCTCCGAACAGACTCCGCATCGAAGGTTGATCTTCAGATGACAGACGACCTCGAGAAAGTCAGGCATGCGCTGGTCTTCGGTACCCCGCACATCCCGACGGGACATGACCACCTTTACGATGCTACGAGAGTCGCAACCACTCTCTTTCCGCGTCCGAAAGACCGCACCCGGCGACGTTCAATTCTGGCTATCACGGACGACATCGAGCGCGGGTCCAAGTGCACTTTGGCTCAGCTGATCACCGAACTGCTTGAAGCAGATGCCACGCTCCATGTGGTTAACGTTGTGCTGGGCAAACAGGGGGCGCGCGAGATTGGGATCGGGGGCGGGCGTATTCCCAGAATCGGCCGCGAGATCGGCCGGGCCCGCACCGGCGGGACTTTGCGCGATGCGGTAGAGGCAACTGGCGGAGAAGCAATCCCCGGCGATTTGTTTCAGGAGCGCCTTCCAGAGCTCATTCGCCGAATGCGCCTCCGCTATCTCTTTGGCTTCTATGCCAGTCCGACCAGGCAGAGAGAATACCGCACGATTGATGTCCGCCTGAGCCCAGAGGCAAGGAAACGCTATCCAAATGCTCTCGTCAGAGCCCGGCGCGGTTACTACGCCGCTCCTGCTGGGTCAGGTGTGGATTGA